The Phaeocystidibacter marisrubri genomic interval TCTGACATGCAGTGATACCGTCGCGAGTACCTGTAACTTTAAAGTCCATATCTCCCAAGTGATCTTCATCACCCAAGATATCCGATAGGATCTGATACTTCCCTGTTTCTTTGTCGGTGATCAATCCCATGGCAATACCTGAAACGGGCTTGCGGATAGGAATACCAGCGTCCATCAGTGCAAGAGTTCCTGCACAAACCGTTGCCATAGAAGACGAACCGTTTGATTCAAGAATTTCAGAAACGATGCGGATGGTGTACGGAGAGTCTGCAGGAATTACAGCCTTCAATGCGCGTTGAGCCAAGTTACCGTGGCCAATTTCACGACGGCTAGTTCCGCGGATAGGACGAGCTTCACCCGTTGAGAACGGAGGGAAGTTATAGTGAAGGTAGAATTTCTCGTGTCCAGTGTAAGTCGCGTTGTCAATCTTGTTCACGTCAAGGCTAGTACCCAATGTTACCGTAGTAAGGGATTGTGTTTCACCACGTGTGAAGATAGCAGAACCGTGACCACCTGGAAGGTAATCTACCTCTGTCCAAATTGGACGAATTTCTGAAGTTTTACGACCGTCAAGGCGAACTCCTTTGTCCAATAAACAATTGCGAACAGCGTGGTATTCAGCCTCGTGGAAGTATGTTTTAGCAAGACCGAGCTTTTCAGCGAGTTCTTCCTCAGACCAATCTGAAATGTACTCTTCGAAGATGGCCTTAAAGGCTGCCGAGCGCTCGTGCTTGTTCGGATTGCCTTCTGAAGCAACCGCATAGCACTTGTCGTATGTAGCCTTCATCACTGTTTCGCGCAACTCTTCATCGTGCGTTTCGTGACTGTATTCTCTTTTGGTAGCAGTAGATGGAACCTGAGCTGCAAGCGCTTCTTGCGCTTCACATTGCTCGATAATTGCCTTGTGAGCAACTTCGATAGCTTGAAGCATTTCCTCTTCGCTCACTTCATCCATTTCACCCTCAACCATCACGATGCTCTCTTTAGAACCACCGATCATCATATCGATATCAGCGCGGTCTTTGTCGGACGGGCTAGGGTTGATTACGAACTCACCGTCGATGCGTGCAACACGCACTTCACTGATTGGTCCGTTGAAAGGAATATCCGAAACAGAGATAGCCGCTGAAGCCGCCAAACCAGCCAATGCGTCTGGTGCAACCTCTGGATCAAATGAAATCAAACTGATGATTACCTGTGTGTCAGCGTGATAATCTTTAGGGAAAATCGGACGAAGAACGCGGTCTACCAATCGCATGGTAAGGATTTCGTCATCAGATGGACGTCCTTCACGCTTGATAAAACCTCCCGGTACACGACCTGTTGCGGAGAACTTCTCGCGGTATTCTACGGTGAGTGGAAGGAAATCCACTCCATCTTTAGCTTCTTTGCTAGACACAACGGTGGCAAGCAACATAGTGCCGCCCATTTTCACAACTACAGAACCGTCAGCTTGGCGAGCCAATTTGCCAGTTTCAATAGTGATAGTGCGTCCGTCAGCGAGTTTGATCTCTTGCGTTATGGGAGTAGGAATCATGAATTCGATTCAGTTACAATTAGAAACAATATTATACGCGAAAAGGCAATTCATTGAATTGCCTTTCTCGCTAGTCGATTTGATCTTATTTACGTAGACCAAGCTTTTCGATGATTGCGCGGTAACGCTCGATATCATTTTTGTAAAGGTAGTTAAGCAATTTACGACGCTTACCCACCAATGCTACCAATGAACGCTCGGTGTTAAAATCTTTTCTGTTTTTCTTCAAGTGCTCAGTAAGGTGAGCAATTCTGAAAGTAAACAATGCGATCTGACCTTCTGCTGATCCTGTGTCATTAGCACCTGTTCCGTGCTCTGCGAAGATCTCAGCCTTCTTTTCTGAAGATAAATACATTCCTAAATCGTATTAGATGTTATTGATGTACTTGTATTAAACAAGGCTGCAAAGATAGCAAAATCTTTAATGCCTAGCTTGTTGTTATGATTTTTGTGACATTCTCAAGAACTGACTCATTTTGTGCTTGAGTTTTTTGCGTTCGGTTACGAAGTCTAAGAAACCATGTTCAAGCAAGAATTCAGAGGTTTGGAATCCCTCTGGAAGGTCTTTACCGATGGTTTCTTTTACAACACGTGGTCCCGCAAAACCAATCAAGGCACCTGGCTCAGCGATATTGATGTCTCCCAACATGGCAAAACTAGCCGTAACTCCACCCGTGGTTGGATCGGTTAGCAATGAAATGTAGGGCAATCCCGCTTTGTCGAGTAAGGTGAGTTTAGCAGAAGTCTTGGCCATCTGCATCAAAGAGAATGCAGCTTCCATCATACGAGCCCCTCCGGACTTGCTAATCATGATGAATGCTTGATTGTTCTTCAATGCGTGATCTATAGCGCGAGCAATCTTTTCACCTACTACAGATCCCATCGAGCCTCCGATGAAGCGGAAGTTCATGGCTGCAATCGTTACTGGAATGCCGTCCATTTCGCCGTAACCCGTGGTTACCGCATCTTTCAATCCAGATTTCTTCTTGCCTTGTTCAAGTCTGTCAACGTACTTCTTGGTATCGCTAAATTCTAATGGATCCACCGATGTCATGTTGGCATCGAGTTCAGTCCATTTTCCATTGTCAAACAAGAAGCTAAAGTATTCAGCTGCGTCAATTTTGTCGTGGTAACCACAGTTTCCACATACCCAAAGATGCTGCTGATGCTCTTCTACCGAGACAATTACCTTACACTTTGGACACTTATGCCATAGACCTTCCGGGGTTTCCTTCTTGTCTTCCGTGCTTGTGGTAATTCCCTCTTTATCTCTTTTAAACCAACCCATACGGTGTTGTTTTATTCGATTATGCGATAGTGATTTCGTCGCTCAAGTAAACGTCCTGTACCGTGTTGAGAAGCTCAACACCTTCTTTCATTGGACGTTGGAATGCTTTACGACCAAGGATCAATCCTTGACCACCGGCTCTTTTGTTGATTACAGCAGTAGAAACGGCTTCTGCCAAATCACTGTCACCCGCTGATGCACCACCTGAGTTAATCAAGCCAATACGTCCCATGTAACAGTTAGCCACTTGGTAACGCGTCAAGTCAATTGGGTGATCGCTGCTCAATTCAGAATACACCTTAGGGTGAGTTTTTCCGAAATTGATATTGGTATATCCTCCGTTGTTGGTAGGAAGTTTTTGTTTGATGATATCGGCTTGAATCGTTACACCCAAGTGATTCGCCTGGGCAGTCAAGTCAGCTGCAGTATGGTAATCTACTCCATCTTTCTTGAAGCCCGGGTTACGTGTGTAGCACCAAAGGATGGTAGCCATACCCAACTCGTGAGCGCGCTCAAATGCCTCAGCAACTTCTAAAAGTTGACGACGAGATTCTTCTGCACCGAAATATACGGTTGCACCCACAGCAACAGCTCCCATGTTCCAAGCGTCTTCAACGCTGCCATACATTGTTTGATCGTACTGAGCAGGATGTGAAAGGAACTCGTTGTGGTTGATCTTAACTACGAATGGAATCTTGTGTGCGTATTTTCTAGAAACAGAAGCCAATACACCAAAGGTGGAAGCTACTGCGTTACATTCCGCCTCAATCGCCAACTTAACGATGTTTTCAGGATCGAAATAGATTGGGTTTGGAGCGAAAGATGCACCCGCACTGTGTTCAATGCCTTGGTCAACAGGAAGGATGCTCAAGTAACCTGAGTTTGCTAGGCGGCCGTTTCCGTAGAGTGTTTCAAGACTTCTCAATACAGGAATACTGCGGTTGGTGTCTCTAAACATGCGATCTACAAAGTCTCCTCCAGGAAGGTGAATTTGATCTTTCGAAATAGTCTTACTCTCGTGCTCCAACAAATAGCTGGCGTCTTTACCCAGAAGCTCCTGGATTTTAGCGTATGACATAGGATAATTTGTTTAGTCGATTTTCAATTTCCCGTAGGATAGATGGCAAAATTAGAACTTTTTACCCGGTGGAGAAAGGCCTAATCTGTGTTCGCTTAATCTTTCGAGTTCAAGTGGCCTAAAGTAGTAAGTTTAGCCGAATCGAGAGAGAAGAGGCTAATTAAAAAGGATAGCCCAGTGCGAAGTTGAAGGTAACGGTTCTCCATTGAAGTCCGTCCAACACATATTGTCGCCCTTCGGGCTCCGTTGGGTCCCAGACTTTTATCCCCCCGTCTAATCGCAGTTGGAAGAAGCCGAAGTCATAGCGCAAACCTAGCCCCGTACCCACCGCACTCTGACGAATAAAGGTCTTGTAATTGAATTTCATGGTTTCAATCACATCGTCGGGAATACCTGGGATATCGCTGCTTCTGTAATCACGGTTGAACAACCATACATTACCGATGTCCACGAAGCATGCACCGTTTAGGTTACCGATAAGTTTGAACCGCTGCTCGAGGTTAATCATCAGTTTTACGGGAGCTACGGCGGCATAATTGGCCGTGTCGTAAACAACATTGGGTAGCCCTCCCGGACCTAATCGATAGGCGATCCACCCACGGATATCTTGTGAACCACCCGCCAGATAGTTTTTCTCGAAAGGTGGAAGGAATGGAGAGTTTCCGTAGTTGTAGGTCACCCCAGCAAAGGCACGGGTTACAAATAGGGAGTTGAGCCCCGTGCGCAAGTAGTGACGATAATCCAAATCAGCGCGAATGTACTGTGCGTAGGGAACGTCCATGAGCATACCCTGGCCGGTTTCAGGATCTTTGGTAAAACCAGTGAGGCGATCCGCAACCCAGAGCGCATTACCCGAACCTTCAAAGGAACCTCGTAAAAAGTGTCGGCTAATAGCATTGGGACGATCAAATGGAGCGTAGGTGTAGGTGATTCGCTGGGCCAAAATCAAGTTGTCTTGAAATCCCGTTTTAAAGAATAGGGAGTTGATGTACTGATCGTCGGCGTCGAGTAGGTTCACATAGTTGAAGTCCAAAACCGCCCACTGCCAAGTCTTTTCATCGCTCTCTTTCCATTGGTAGCTCATGCCGACTTTCCAAATTCGGCGTTGAAATTCAATACGGGTTTGTTGACTATAGGAGGTGTTGATGCGTGTGGTGGGACGCATCCGCTTCGGGAATCTCTCTTGGAACCGAAGTGGAATGAGAAATCTTGAAAAAGTAATCCCTGTCTCTGCACCCAGTTCGTAGGTGTTGAAGAGGTTGTTGTCTTCAGCCTGACTGTAATTCACCTGAGCTTGAATACCTCCTTTGAGACTCAAATCAAATATTTCTCCCGCTCCAAACAGGTTTCGGTTGAGGAGTGTGATATTTCCCGCAATGCCATAGTTTCCTGAGGTGTTGGTTCCTTCCATCTGGGCAGTAAAGGAACGTTTTGGAAGGGGTGTTAGTCGGACGTATGCATCAATTACGTTGGTGTCCGTGCGAAGGTTGAATTCAATTTCAGAGGCTCCAAAGACACCCAAGGAACTCAAGTGCGTGTAACTGTTTTTCACCGAAGTAGCGTTGTAGGTATCACCATTCTTGAAGTGTATGGCTCGGGTAATCAAATGAGGGTGATAGGTCTCCTCTTCTCGGATGAGGAAATCGTAGCCTTTGTAAATAATGGTGTCGTTATACGTTGCCTTAGGCTGGAGGTAGTTAAAATCGTAATCGATGTAGACTTCTCCGATTGTATACAGCTGATGAGGAACAGTGTAGGTGCTATCTTCTGTTCGGATGGGCCTATCCATGATTTCCACGATCACCTTCACTTGTTGATTGCCCATGGTCGTGTCGGCGGTGTAGCTAATCCAATCTTTGCTGAATCCGTAGAAGCCGTTGTTTCGAAAATATGTGGCAATTCTCGCTCGCTCTTCTTCAAGTTTTCCCTCGTCGTAAGGATCGCCAGGAGAAATGATGCGATTGACAGTATCTCGCATGGTGAGTCCTACAATGGCTTCGCTGGGAATCACATACTCGAAATCAGAGATGTGGTACTGAGGGCCAAGATGAACGTTGTAGATCACTTCAGCATCTCGGTCGGAAGAGTCGCGGACGATCTCATAGGAAACCACGTTGTAGAAATATCCCTTGCTAAAATAGTAGTATCCAAGCTGTGTTTGGGTACGCTGTACAAGCGACAAGTTCAGGACGGTAGGTGGAGTACCTCGATCGGATACCCATCGGCTAAAGCCCTTTTCCTTATTGGGGTTTCCCCAAGTGTAAATCCAGTTTTCTCCAGTAGGAGCAGGCTTCTGCTTGATGATGTTATAAACGTTGTCTGGAGCATCCTTTCCGTCTACTTCGATGGTGTTTTTATCTAGCCGGTATTCGCCTTCAGGCATCCATTTGCCTAAATTGCACGCACCAAGCGAGAGAAACAGGACCAACAGTCCAAAGTATCGAAGCAGAGTTTTTATCATAGACGTCTACAAAGTTAACCGGATCGAGCCGTGATCAGCAAGAATGACACCAAACGAATTAACCAATTTCAACAAAAGAAATTTCGGTACAAAGAAGGGGTATTTATTGCTGAGACCCCTAAGGTAGTTGAGGAATTCTTAATTGCTGGCTTTGTGCGTAAATATTGGTTTGCCACAGATTCGTACGAAGTTCCCAAAGGAATTCAAGGGGAACCGGTACGCATTTCTCCTGCAGAAATGAAAGGGATAAGTCGGCTCGAAACCGCAAATACCGTATTGGCTGTGTTCGAAATGCCCACCGTTGAATCGATTCAGATGGAGGGGAGAGTGCTCGCATTGGATGGGGTAAGAGATCCTGGAAATATGGGAACCATCATTCGGTTGGCAGATTGGTTTGGAATGGATGAAGTGTGGATATCTGAAGACTGTGTAGACATTTGGAATCCCAAAGTGGTACAATCGTCCATGGGATCCCTCGCTCGAGTTCGTCCCAAAATTTGTCATCTCCCAGATGCGGTTTCTACCTTTGTGAGTGAAGGAGGTAAAGCCTATGTAGCGGATATGGACGGGGAATCCCACTATTCCGTGAATTGGGCTTCCGATTGTGTTTTGATTATGGGGAATGAGGGAGTAGGGCCGAGTGACGAACTCGTTGAACTCTCTAAAAATGTGGTAAGTATCCCAAGATTTGGTGAGCATGGTCCTGAAAGTCTCAATGTGGCCATGGCTACCGGAATTCTCTTGGCAGAAATCAACCGACCTTAATCTTCTTGGTCTTTCTCGGTTTAAAGAATAGGTTGAGAAGAACCCCTGCGATCACAAGGCCAATTCCCAAAAGTGCCATGGGTTGATAGGCTACATGGAAGATGAAGAAATCGAATCCAAGTGCGAATACCACCCCCAAGTATTTCATCCCCGTTAGTCCGCTGATGGCACTCGATTGGAATGCTTTGGTCATATATACCTGAGCGATTTGCGTAAGAACGCCCATCAATATCAATAATAACCATTCCCATCCTATGGGTTGTACCCAGTAGAAAATGCTCACTACTCCCATGATAGGTGTTGCGATTAAGGGAAAGTAGAATACCACCACGACGGGATTGTCGGTGTGTTTTACCTTGCCAATCGCATTGTAGGCTAATCCCGCAAAAACCGCGCTCATCACGCCGAGTAGCAAGAACTTCAAATCTACATCTTCGTTGAATCCTTTGATCATGGCGATTCCTGCAAAGGAGATCAGGAAGAACAACCATTGATAGGATTTTACTTTTTCACCGAGGAGCTGGGTGGCGAAAATTGCTGTGAAAATAGGGGAAAGGTATTGCAGCGTGATGGCTGTGGCGAGTGGAAGCTCCTGAAGTGTGTAAAAGAAGGTGGTGAGAGCAGTAACTCCGAAGACTCCTCTGGCTATTAACCATTTTTTGTTGTTCCCGAATGGACTCAGGTTCCGACGCTTGATGAAATACAAGCTCAAGGTGAATGAAACCACACTTCGGAAGAAGACCAATTCTGGAGCGGGTATGTTTCCCAAGAATTTCACAACCAAGTTCATGGCTGAGAAGCACACCACAGAAATGAGCATGAATACAACCGCTCGACTCTTGTCTGTGCTTAAGAGTCGTTCTCGATGCCTAGCAAATGCATTCATCTTATTCGAAAGTGAGGCAGAAAAGTATTCCTCGGGTGCGGGTACTTTCTAGACCAGAAACAGGAACGGTTCCGTCTTGAACGGTGAGGTCATTCACCCCAAAAAATGCTTTGATCTGTGGAGAGAGTTTGAAGTACTCAAAGTAGATGTCCATTCCAACGCCGAAATCATAAGAAAGGTCGGATGACTTCAATTTGAAGATCAAATCGTCTTCTACTTTTTCTTTAGAGGCAAGGTCGAATGAAAAAGTGATGCCCGTAAGAACGTACCATCTGTGGTTTTCAATTCGGTCAGATTTCAGTTTCAGTTCAAATGGAGCTTGAACGAGCGAGCTTTCAATCTTTCGTTCTTGGATCAATCTCTCCCCGCTGTATTTGTTCACCATGTCAAAGTAAAGCGTTCTCTCCGTATTCACGAATGAGGGAAGAAAACGAAAGTTGAGGTGGTGACCTAAGCGTAGATCCGAAACAATACCGATGCTGTAACCAGGACTCACTTCAGAGCGAACTCCGTAGAAGTCGGCTACTTGGGAAATGTCCTCCTTCATCCTCAATTGAAAGTCGTACATGTTGATACCTACATAGAAACCAAAGTGAATAGGTCTTTGGTCATACAAACGCAGGTTCCTTGACTGTCCCTTCGAAATGAGTGAAGAGGTGGCAAGAAGAAAAAGGAATATGTACTTAAAGTGTTTCAACATGGGGAGAACGATGCTGAGAGCATCTTATTTTGTAGCCGTGTAAATTGTTGCTACGCCGAAGGTAACTTCTTTGGCAACTGGCTTTTTAAATCCGAGTTTATTCAAGATTTGAACAAAGCGATCTCCATAAGGGAAAGCATCTACCGATTCAGGAAGATAGGTATATGCCGATTCGTCTTTACTCACCAATCTACCAATGGTAGGAAGGATGTACTTGAAGTAAAAGCGATATACTTGTTTAAAAGGGAAACCTGTTGGTTGAGAGAATTCTAACACTGCAATGGTTCCACCGGGCTTAACCACGCGGTGTATTTCGCTCAGTCCTTTTTCGAGGTTTTCAAAGTTGCGCACACCAAAGGCTACGGTAATAGCATCAAATGAATTGTCTTCAAAAGGTAGGTTTTCAGAATCTCCTTGTTGAAGGGAAATTTGAGAAGTAAGTCCTTTCTTTTCAATCTTTTCTTCTCCCACTTTCAACATGCCCGCAGAAAGATCCAAACCGGTAATTTGAGTGTTTGGAATTTTAGATAGGGCAATGGCGAGGTCACCTGTTCCTGTGGCTATATCCAATATGGTGCTTGGGTTTTTCGCCCCAATCATGCGTACTACTTTACGTCTCCATCCCTTGTCAATTCCCATAGAAAGGAAGTGATTGAGGAAATCGTAGCGTGCAGAAATGTTGTCGAACATCTCAGCTACTTGCTGCTTTTTAGATCCCTCCTTAGAGGCGTAAGGCTTTACTTCGGCCATAGTGTGCAATTATTGCGTGTATGAAAACGGGTGCAAAGGTAGGTAAACGATTTAGCTTGAAGAAGGTTTACACTATCTACAGGAAAGATGTTGATCTTCTCCATCAACCCACCATGAAGTTGGCCTTCGGATACTTATAGTCGTTCGACTCTCGCTTGCGACTGCTCAAGGCAAAGGCAAGAGTGATGGTTCCAATTCTACCGATAAACATGGAGACCATAATCACGGCTTTTCCCATTCCGCTGAGTTCCGCCGTTATTCCCGTTGAAAGTCCCACAGTACAAAAGGCACTCACTTCCTCAAAAGCGAGTCGAGCTAATCCCAAATGCGAATCGGATATAGCCAGAATGAATATACCGACAAGCATGGTAGTAGCCGAGAACAAGAAGATGCTAAACGCGCGGTTAAGCAACTCCCATGGAATGGTCTGTTTGAAGATTTCAACCTTTTTCTTTCCTCGAATGGTAGCCCAAGCGGAGAGGAACACAAGTGCAAACGTACTCGTTTTAATACCTCCCCCTGTAGATCCAGTTGATGCTCCAATGAACATCAAAAAGATAAAAAAGATGAGTACAGGTAGAGTAAGAGAACCTATATCTACCGTATTAAATCCAGCTGTTCTTGTGGTAACCGATTGGAAGAAGGAAGTAACCACCTTGGAACTCGTTGAGGTATTGCTCAACGTATTGTTGTATTCGAGTGCAAAGAACACAATGAACCCCAGCGCCAAGAGGACTCCTGTTGAGTACAGTGAAATTTTTGATCCCGTTGTCAGCGTCTTCCAAGGCTTCTGCATCCGCTCACGAACTTGTCGCAAGGTGAATAGATCTTTGATGGTTCCAAAGCCGAGTCCGCCGAAAATAATGATACACGCAATGACGATGTGAAGCAAGTAGGATTGCTGAATCGGAGACTCCATTAAACCATTGGTGAAGAGGGAGAATCCTGCGTTGTTGAATGCTGAAATGGAGTGGAAGAAGCTGTAGAAAATTCGTTGCCCCAAAGAGTTGAAGGTCATGTGATCTCCCCAGCTAAAGAAAATGAGCAAGGCACCGAGTGCTTCAATTTGAAAGGTGAAGCGGATGATCTTTCGGAAGAGTTCTGCGCTTGAAGTGAGGGATTCATTGCTGTAGTTCGCTTGAATCAAACTCTGGTGACGGATGCCGATTCCCTTTTTGGTGAAAATGGCAAAGAAGGTGGCAAAGGAGATGATATTCAAGCCTCCCAATTGGAAGAGCAACATAATTAAAAATTGCCCCTTGAATGAGAAGTGGGTGGCCGTATCTACCACTTGAAGCCCTGTAACACAACTGGCGGATATGCTCGTAAACAGGGCTTCACCGTATGTCAGAACCTTCCCGGGTACCGTCATCTCTGGCAGCATAAGTAGTCCACTTCCAATCAGAATCAGAAAAATAAACGACAAGGCCAGAAGGGCAGGAGGGCTCAATGAGGCAAAGGGCAGAAAAGTACTGGCCTTTCCCAATTCTAAGAATACGATGAGTAGAAAGTACCCCTGAATAAAGAGGATAAAGAATTGATCGAGGGTTTCCATCCCAATTACTCCTCCTAAGAAACCCATGATCTCGGTCCCGAAGATGTTGATGGATAAGATGTTTAGGAACAGGAAAGCCATGAGTATTCCTTCCCATTTCGTCTCCTTCAGGTGTTGAATAGGCGAAAAGGAATAAATGAACTCAATCACATATTTGAGTAGATAGAATCCGATGGAGAACTTCACGGTGAACTCCACAACCGCCCTTTCTGGCAGATCCAGTTGGAATCCGTGAAAATAGATAAGCACGAAGATGGTCAATGAAGAAATGAGCACCCCAGCGGTGCGCAAGTCTTTTAAAACGCGATCTCTACTGTCATACAGTTTGATGTTGACCCGTTCTCGAAAGGCATTGACTCGTCTCTTCAGCGAATCTGACATAGGATTATGCGCTCAAATTATCAATGGCTACCGCCAGTCGCTTGTAGGCTTCTTCCAATTCGCTGATGGAAGCGGCGTAACTAAAGCGAATGTGACCTGGTAGACCAAAGGCCGAACCTGGAACACTGCTCACATGTCCTTCTTCGAGGAAGTAGATGCAGAGGTCCATGTCGTTTTCAATTACTTTACCGTTGAATGATTTTCCGATCAATTCAGAAATTTCGGCAAATACATAGAA includes:
- a CDS encoding TrkH family potassium uptake protein; translation: MSDSLKRRVNAFRERVNIKLYDSRDRVLKDLRTAGVLISSLTIFVLIYFHGFQLDLPERAVVEFTVKFSIGFYLLKYVIEFIYSFSPIQHLKETKWEGILMAFLFLNILSINIFGTEIMGFLGGVIGMETLDQFFILFIQGYFLLIVFLELGKASTFLPFASLSPPALLALSFIFLILIGSGLLMLPEMTVPGKVLTYGEALFTSISASCVTGLQVVDTATHFSFKGQFLIMLLFQLGGLNIISFATFFAIFTKKGIGIRHQSLIQANYSNESLTSSAELFRKIIRFTFQIEALGALLIFFSWGDHMTFNSLGQRIFYSFFHSISAFNNAGFSLFTNGLMESPIQQSYLLHIVIACIIIFGGLGFGTIKDLFTLRQVRERMQKPWKTLTTGSKISLYSTGVLLALGFIVFFALEYNNTLSNTSTSSKVVTSFFQSVTTRTAGFNTVDIGSLTLPVLIFFIFLMFIGASTGSTGGGIKTSTFALVFLSAWATIRGKKKVEIFKQTIPWELLNRAFSIFLFSATTMLVGIFILAISDSHLGLARLAFEEVSAFCTVGLSTGITAELSGMGKAVIMVSMFIGRIGTITLAFALSSRKRESNDYKYPKANFMVG